The following coding sequences are from one Streptomyces angustmyceticus window:
- a CDS encoding SDR family NAD(P)-dependent oxidoreductase, protein MSAKTALIVGASRTLGLGLATEYAHRGWDVIGTVRGSDRTGLHDVAEASGGRVTIESLDMTQPEQITALRERLAERTLDLLFVNAGITRGDIPIGDVPEEMFVEVMVTNALSPMRVVESFRSLVAPTGTIGVMSSRQGSLSLNTRGGQDVYRASKSALNQLMRSYAARYAEAAHALLLMCPGHVRTELGGPDAPLTIDQSIRVADTIDRHSGEPGLKYLNYQDQTVPW, encoded by the coding sequence ATGAGCGCCAAGACCGCTCTCATCGTGGGAGCCTCCCGCACCCTCGGGCTCGGCCTCGCTACCGAGTACGCGCACCGCGGCTGGGACGTCATCGGAACCGTCAGGGGCAGTGACCGCACCGGTCTTCACGACGTGGCCGAGGCGTCCGGTGGGCGGGTCACGATCGAGTCACTGGACATGACGCAGCCGGAGCAGATCACCGCGCTGCGCGAGCGCCTGGCGGAGCGCACCCTCGACCTGCTGTTCGTCAACGCCGGCATCACGAGGGGCGACATTCCGATCGGCGATGTCCCGGAGGAGATGTTCGTCGAGGTCATGGTCACGAACGCGCTCAGCCCGATGCGCGTGGTCGAGTCCTTCCGCTCGCTGGTCGCGCCCACCGGGACCATCGGCGTCATGTCCTCGCGCCAGGGCAGCCTCAGCTTGAACACCAGGGGTGGACAGGACGTCTACCGCGCCAGTAAGTCCGCCCTGAACCAGCTCATGCGCAGCTACGCCGCCCGGTACGCCGAAGCCGCTCACGCACTCCTGCTTATGTGCCCCGGCCACGTCCGCACCGAACTCGGCGGGCCGGACGCACCGCTGACCATCGACCAGTCCATCCGCGTGGCGGACACGATCGACCGCCACAGCGGCGAACCCGGCCTGAAATACCTCAACTACCAGGACCAGACCGTGCCCTGGTAG
- a CDS encoding transposase, with the protein MRPESVGRTGGGPPRTRPVHVLADRAYSSREIREYLRRRQIPHTIPEKRDQAGHRRRRSSAGGRPAGFDREMQRRRHKVENRIGLLKQARSVATAMTSSPSATKPPSNSP; encoded by the coding sequence CTGCGGCCTGAGTCAGTTGGTCGCACCGGCGGCGGCCCTCCCCGCACCCGGCCCGTTCACGTGCTCGCCGACCGGGCGTACTCCTCCCGCGAGATCCGTGAGTACCTGCGCCGACGGCAGATCCCGCACACCATCCCCGAGAAGCGCGACCAGGCCGGACACCGGCGCCGACGCAGCTCAGCAGGGGGCCGACCGGCCGGTTTCGACCGCGAGATGCAAAGGCGCAGGCACAAGGTCGAGAACCGCATCGGTCTGTTGAAACAGGCCAGGAGCGTCGCCACCGCTATGACAAGCTCGCCGTCCGCTACGAAGCCACCATCCAACTCGCCCTGA
- a CDS encoding helix-turn-helix domain-containing protein produces MVRLPLTPAEVERGQRLGALLRRARGRRSMLDVALASHISPETLRKIESGRVATPAFPTIAAIADTLGLSLDAVWAEISQEARTVEDQSVLLVTRHPSLVS; encoded by the coding sequence ATGGTCAGGTTGCCGCTCACCCCCGCCGAGGTAGAACGCGGACAGCGCCTTGGCGCCCTGCTCCGCCGAGCCCGGGGCCGCCGCTCGATGCTGGACGTGGCGCTCGCTTCACACATCTCGCCGGAAACTCTGCGGAAGATCGAATCCGGCCGTGTGGCTACTCCCGCCTTCCCGACCATCGCAGCGATCGCCGACACCCTCGGCCTGTCTCTCGACGCCGTCTGGGCCGAGATCAGTCAGGAGGCGCGAACCGTCGAGGATCAGTCGGTCCTGCTTGTCACACGGCACCCATCGCTGGTTTCGTAA
- the map gene encoding type I methionyl aminopeptidase: MIEILNSARLERARDTGALVGDILHTLKQRSTVGTNLLDIDQWAKEMITEAGAQSCYVDYAPSFGRGPFGHYICTAVNDGVLHGRPHNYTLADGDLLTLDLAVARGGVAADAAISFLVGKARPAKSVAMIETTERALAAGIAAAKPGARIGDLSHAIGTVLSKAGYPINTEFGGHGIGSTMHQDPHIANTGRPGRGYKLRPGLLLALEPWVMDDTATLVTDADGWTLRSATGCRTAHSEHTIAITDNGAEILTLPPQARP, from the coding sequence ATGATTGAGATCCTGAACTCCGCGCGGCTTGAGCGGGCGAGGGACACCGGCGCCCTGGTCGGAGACATCCTGCACACGCTGAAGCAGCGCAGCACGGTCGGGACGAATCTGCTGGACATCGACCAGTGGGCCAAGGAGATGATCACCGAGGCGGGAGCACAGTCCTGCTACGTCGACTACGCGCCTTCCTTCGGGCGCGGCCCGTTCGGGCACTACATCTGCACGGCCGTCAACGACGGAGTGCTCCATGGGCGGCCTCACAACTACACGCTGGCAGACGGGGATCTGCTGACTCTCGACCTCGCCGTAGCCAGGGGCGGGGTGGCCGCGGACGCCGCGATCAGCTTTCTGGTGGGCAAGGCCAGGCCGGCGAAGAGCGTCGCGATGATCGAGACGACCGAACGCGCACTCGCCGCCGGCATCGCCGCCGCCAAGCCTGGGGCGCGCATCGGCGACCTCTCCCACGCCATCGGCACGGTCCTCAGCAAGGCGGGCTACCCGATCAACACCGAATTCGGAGGCCACGGCATCGGCTCGACCATGCACCAGGACCCACACATCGCGAACACCGGACGGCCCGGCCGCGGATACAAGCTGCGCCCCGGACTGCTGCTCGCCCTGGAGCCCTGGGTCATGGACGACACCGCCACACTCGTCACCGACGCCGACGGTTGGACGCTGCGCAGCGCGACGGGCTGCCGGACCGCGCACAGCGAGCACACCATCGCCATCACCGACAACGGAGCCGAAATTCTCACCCTGCCCCCGCAGGCACGACCGTAA
- a CDS encoding Atu4866 domain-containing protein codes for MAGTVEGDHVDVVGMWVTADGHIRQELLPDGRYDEARGERRSAYTGRYTVTGSHLDYVDDTGFTATGDLRDGVLYHEHLVLYREQKSS; via the coding sequence ATGGCCGGGACCGTTGAGGGCGACCACGTCGACGTGGTCGGGATGTGGGTGACCGCGGATGGTCACATCCGTCAGGAGCTGCTGCCGGACGGCCGCTACGACGAAGCTCGCGGCGAGCGGCGCAGCGCGTACACCGGCCGGTACACGGTGACCGGCAGCCACCTGGACTACGTCGACGACACCGGGTTCACCGCCACGGGCGACCTCCGGGACGGAGTGCTGTATCACGAGCACCTCGTGCTCTACCGGGAGCAGAAGTCGTCGTAG
- a CDS encoding SDR family NAD(P)-dependent oxidoreductase, producing MTGPRLDGKVALITGATGGLGTATAELFAREGARLVITDVAEGPLRDLSHRIGERGAKVVAARLDVSSAREWDEVISVVRDRFGTLDVLVNLAGILDWPGIEDTQEEAWDRVIDVNQKGTWLGMKAALPLLRASGNASVINTSSVLGLVGSGAAAAYQASKGAVRLLSKTAAVEYARQGVRINSVHPGVIATPMIQELLDDQGDQQPDIQRTPMRRAGRADEIAPAILFLACDDSSFVTGSELVVDGGLTAH from the coding sequence ATGACAGGACCACGACTTGACGGCAAGGTCGCGCTGATCACGGGCGCGACCGGCGGCCTCGGCACAGCGACCGCCGAACTCTTCGCCCGCGAAGGCGCCCGGCTAGTGATCACCGATGTCGCCGAAGGCCCCCTGCGGGACCTGTCCCACCGGATCGGGGAACGCGGCGCGAAGGTCGTCGCTGCCCGCCTCGATGTCTCCTCCGCGCGGGAGTGGGACGAAGTGATCAGCGTCGTACGCGACCGGTTCGGAACGCTGGACGTGCTCGTGAACCTCGCCGGCATCCTGGACTGGCCAGGTATCGAGGACACGCAGGAAGAGGCTTGGGACCGCGTCATCGACGTGAACCAGAAAGGCACATGGCTCGGCATGAAGGCGGCGTTGCCGCTCCTGCGTGCGAGCGGCAACGCGTCGGTGATCAATACGTCGTCAGTACTCGGCCTGGTAGGAAGCGGTGCAGCTGCGGCCTACCAGGCGTCCAAGGGGGCCGTGCGCCTGTTGAGCAAGACCGCCGCGGTCGAGTACGCCCGGCAGGGAGTACGGATCAACTCGGTGCATCCCGGGGTGATCGCCACGCCGATGATCCAGGAACTTCTGGACGACCAGGGCGACCAGCAGCCGGACATCCAACGCACCCCCATGCGCCGAGCCGGCCGTGCCGACGAGATCGCGCCCGCGATCCTCTTCCTGGCCTGCGACGACTCCTCGTTCGTCACCGGCTCGGAGCTGGTGGTCGACGGCGGGCTCACCGCGCACTGA
- a CDS encoding SDR family NAD(P)-dependent oxidoreductase — MTPATASAEASESAEFAGKSALVTGAARGVGKETVALLYARGARVVAVDLRPDITTLPDEFPGVLAMCGDITQEETAARAVQSALDTFGGLDILVNNAGRTLNKPITETTAEDWDAVMAVNARGAFFCTREAFRAMKNRGGGAIVSTGSYTCTVALPEGAAYSASKGALAQLTKVLAVEGGPLGIRANIVAAGVIETDFLDTIRSDSRAYLASFADVQPLGRVAQPEEIAEVLCFLASPRSSFITGAVVAADGGFTAV, encoded by the coding sequence ATGACACCTGCAACTGCGTCCGCCGAAGCATCCGAATCCGCCGAGTTCGCTGGGAAGAGCGCCCTCGTCACCGGGGCCGCGCGCGGCGTAGGCAAGGAGACCGTGGCGCTCCTCTACGCCCGCGGTGCCCGCGTCGTCGCCGTCGACCTACGCCCTGACATCACGACTCTGCCGGACGAGTTTCCCGGCGTACTCGCGATGTGCGGCGACATCACGCAGGAAGAGACCGCCGCCCGCGCGGTGCAATCGGCCCTGGACACCTTCGGAGGACTGGACATCCTGGTGAACAACGCCGGACGCACCCTGAACAAGCCCATCACCGAAACCACCGCCGAGGACTGGGACGCTGTGATGGCGGTCAACGCCCGCGGCGCCTTCTTCTGCACCCGCGAAGCCTTCCGGGCCATGAAGAACCGCGGCGGCGGCGCCATCGTCAGTACCGGCTCTTACACCTGCACCGTCGCCCTGCCCGAAGGCGCCGCCTACAGCGCGTCGAAGGGCGCTCTGGCCCAGCTGACCAAGGTGCTCGCCGTCGAGGGCGGGCCACTGGGCATCCGCGCCAACATCGTTGCCGCAGGTGTCATCGAGACCGATTTCCTCGACACGATCCGCTCCGACAGCCGTGCGTACCTGGCGTCCTTCGCCGACGTGCAGCCCCTGGGTCGAGTCGCACAGCCCGAAGAGATCGCCGAGGTCCTGTGTTTCCTCGCCTCACCACGCTCGAGCTTCATCACAGGAGCCGTGGTCGCCGCTGACGGCGGCTTCACCGCGGTCTAG
- a CDS encoding phosphate-starvation-inducible PsiE family protein: MLTVRPILPKIEGGRVQGLLQLIEDGIHLVVAALLVVLAGLLAIGVVHDVIRSIQGPYREDAVVLSALDNGLVLFIVAELLHTVRLTIRNQTLDAEPFLVVGLIAGIRKVLIVTAEAEKSFRWNVEGIELLILAGLILVMATAAYVWRRSTRPGDYFPLQEAGRSPSPAPSSPSVRGS, from the coding sequence ATGCTGACTGTGCGCCCCATTCTCCCGAAGATCGAGGGCGGCCGGGTACAGGGCCTCCTGCAACTCATCGAGGACGGCATCCACCTCGTCGTCGCAGCGCTCCTCGTAGTGCTCGCGGGGCTCCTGGCCATCGGGGTCGTCCACGACGTCATCAGGTCGATCCAGGGGCCGTACCGCGAGGATGCGGTCGTTCTCTCCGCCCTGGACAACGGCCTTGTGCTGTTCATCGTGGCCGAGCTGCTCCACACCGTCCGCCTCACCATCAGAAACCAGACCCTCGACGCGGAACCGTTCCTCGTCGTCGGCCTGATTGCCGGCATCCGCAAGGTGCTCATCGTGACGGCCGAGGCGGAGAAGTCCTTCCGGTGGAACGTCGAGGGGATCGAACTGCTCATCCTGGCGGGGCTGATCCTCGTGATGGCGACAGCGGCGTACGTGTGGCGGCGTTCGACGCGGCCGGGAGACTACTTCCCGCTCCAGGAGGCGGGGCGCTCCCCGTCGCCGGCGCCGTCATCCCCCTCGGTGCGCGGGTCCTGA
- a CDS encoding APC family permease codes for MTLGLAPKKPHPKVPRRHGEGGKSHLTVLQGLAALSLDALSSVAYGPEAIVVVLVTAGSGALTAMLPITLVIAGLLAVLVVSYRQVIAVHPDGGGAYAVAKKDLGRTVSLMAAASLIIDYVLTVAVSLAAGAASLASAFPVLSDHLLAVCLIALFLLTVVNLRGIADSARVLMLPTVLFIVSVIGVIVVGLFRAHPAATVGTSQSFPAVEALGVLLVLKAFSAGCSALTGVEAIANAVPMFRQPRVKRAQHTELMLGLLLGAMLIGLSLLIRRHHVVPRGGVTLLAQLTAGAFGTGWPYYAISLIVTLVLGIAANTSFGGLPVLMSVLAKDDRLPHLFALRSERPVHRWGVVALAVLAGVMLVVVSADTQRLIPLFAIGVFVGFTISQIGLVRHWSMQRPDGWLPRALVNGVGAVLTGVAGIVLLATKFLAGAWIAVLTVPLLMLLFSRIERYYTRVRDQLGWDGTPPRPTRTHSLVIVPLGRVDMVAAAALNAASSLGDEVVVVAVFDDRTKADAMRADWARWNPGPRLDIIDSPQHSLVHPVIGYVEQLARNDRQVAVLIPQAEPLHGRYRILQNQRGILMAGLLSSRTDVVVCLLKLQLNL; via the coding sequence GTGACCCTCGGGCTTGCGCCCAAGAAACCTCACCCCAAGGTCCCACGGCGTCACGGCGAGGGCGGAAAGTCCCACCTGACCGTGCTCCAGGGGCTGGCCGCCCTATCACTGGACGCCCTCAGCTCGGTCGCGTACGGCCCGGAGGCCATCGTCGTCGTGCTGGTGACCGCCGGTTCGGGCGCGCTCACGGCGATGCTGCCGATCACCCTGGTCATCGCCGGGTTGCTGGCCGTCCTGGTCGTCTCCTACCGCCAGGTGATCGCCGTGCACCCGGACGGCGGTGGAGCCTACGCGGTGGCGAAGAAAGATTTGGGCAGAACGGTCAGTCTGATGGCCGCGGCCAGCCTCATCATCGACTACGTCCTCACCGTCGCCGTCAGTCTCGCCGCCGGCGCCGCGAGCCTCGCATCGGCGTTTCCCGTCCTTTCCGATCATCTTCTGGCCGTATGCCTGATCGCGCTGTTCCTCCTCACCGTCGTCAATCTGCGCGGCATCGCGGACAGCGCACGGGTGCTGATGCTGCCCACAGTGCTGTTCATCGTCAGCGTGATCGGTGTCATCGTCGTGGGGCTGTTTCGAGCCCATCCCGCAGCCACGGTCGGAACATCCCAGTCCTTCCCCGCCGTCGAGGCGCTGGGTGTGCTCCTGGTGCTCAAGGCGTTCTCCGCCGGATGCTCGGCGCTGACCGGGGTGGAGGCCATCGCCAACGCCGTTCCGATGTTCCGCCAACCACGCGTCAAGCGGGCGCAACACACCGAGCTGATGCTGGGGTTGCTGCTGGGCGCCATGCTCATCGGACTGTCGTTGCTGATCCGTCGCCATCACGTGGTGCCACGCGGCGGTGTGACGCTGCTGGCCCAGCTGACCGCCGGCGCCTTCGGGACCGGCTGGCCCTACTACGCCATCAGCCTCATCGTCACTCTCGTGCTGGGCATCGCCGCGAACACCAGCTTCGGCGGCCTTCCGGTCCTGATGAGCGTCCTCGCCAAGGACGACCGTCTCCCTCATCTGTTCGCCCTCCGCTCGGAGCGGCCCGTCCACCGCTGGGGCGTCGTGGCACTGGCGGTGCTGGCCGGCGTCATGCTGGTCGTCGTCAGTGCCGACACCCAGCGCCTGATCCCGCTCTTTGCCATCGGCGTCTTCGTCGGCTTCACCATCAGCCAGATCGGCCTCGTCCGGCACTGGAGCATGCAACGCCCCGACGGCTGGTTGCCCCGGGCGTTGGTCAACGGCGTCGGGGCTGTGCTGACCGGCGTCGCCGGAATCGTCCTGCTCGCCACCAAGTTCCTCGCCGGTGCCTGGATCGCAGTCCTCACCGTGCCGCTGCTGATGCTGCTGTTCTCCCGGATCGAGCGCTATTACACGCGCGTTCGCGACCAACTCGGATGGGACGGCACCCCGCCACGCCCCACACGAACCCACAGTCTGGTCATCGTCCCCCTGGGCAGGGTCGACATGGTCGCCGCCGCCGCCCTCAACGCCGCGTCCTCATTGGGCGATGAGGTCGTCGTGGTCGCCGTCTTCGACGACCGGACGAAAGCGGACGCTATGCGCGCCGACTGGGCACGATGGAACCCCGGCCCACGGCTAGACATCATCGACAGCCCTCAGCACTCCCTGGTGCATCCAGTCATCGGCTACGTCGAGCAGCTCGCCCGCAACGACAGGCAGGTCGCCGTACTCATTCCCCAGGCGGAACCCCTGCACGGCCGCTACCGGATTCTCCAGAACCAAAGGGGCATTCTCATGGCCGGCCTGCTGAGTTCCCGCACCGACGTAGTCGTATGCCTGCTCAAACTCCAGTTGAACCTGTGA